The Ectothiorhodospiraceae bacterium BW-2 nucleotide sequence GAGCAGCCAGTCACGCCAGACTCGTAAACGACTCGACTCGTGCGGCAGACAGGACTGCGGCAGGTAGTAGAGTGCCAGCAGAATTAGCACCACTGTCACCACCTCCACACTAATTTGGGTCATCGCCAGATCGGGGGCTGAAAAGCGAACAAAGACTAAAGTCACAATCAGCCCCACCACGCCTATCGTCATGAGGGCAATAAAGCGCTGTCGATGTAGATGGACTGTCACCGCAGTCGCCGTCAGCAGGATGATAAGCGCCACTAGCGCCACCCAATCGAACGGCAACAGCTCCCGCTCACCCCACAAGGGGGAGTCACCATAGAGGAGAAAGCCCGCTCCTAGAGCGATCAGAGCAGTGACCATGAGCGTCGCTACCATGCTCTGTAACGAGCCGCGATCAACCCGTGAGGTCAGCCACTGCGACAGCGTAAAGAGCGACTCAACCAAGGCTCTATAGGGGACTCTAGCATCTATCGGCTGCACCACCCGTTCGTACCATGCAAACAGCCGTTGACGCCGAAAATAGATCGCTATGCCACCGACAAAGGCGATCACACTCATCAGTAGCGGTAGCGTAAAGCCGTGCCACAGCGACAGCGAGTAGTCTGGCGGGGGGGCTTGCAACGCATCGGTGACCGCCACCGCTAGCAGCGGTGCCACGGTATAGAATGGCAGCGTTCCGACAGCAAAGCAGGCGATCACTAAAATATCGACCGGAATTTTCATGAACCGAGGCGGCTCATGCGGCACTCTGTCGAGATTATGGTGATTTTTGCCACCAAAAAAGACATCGTGAATAAAACGCAGCGAGTAGGCGACCGAAAAGACCCCAGCTAGCGTTGCTAACAGTGGGATCATAAAATTAAAGATACCACTATCGGTCAAGGCGCGTTCAAAAAACATCTCCTTACTTAAAAAGCCGTTGAGTAGCGGCACGCCGGCCATCGCCGAGGCGGCCACCATTGCCAAGGTCGCCGTATGGGGCATGTAGTGCCACAACCCGTGCAGGCGGCGCATGTCGCGGGTACCGGTCTCATGGTCGATAATGCCCGCCACCATAAAGAGCGACGCCTTAAAGGTCGCATGGTTAATAATATGAAAGATAGCCGCCACCGCCGCTAAGGGGGTCGAAAAGCCGAACAGTAGCGTAATCAGCCCTAAATGGCTAATCGTCGAGTAGGCCAGTAGTCCCTTCAAGTCGTGCTGAAACAGCGCAGTAAAGGCGCCTAGTAGCAGCGTTGCCATGCCGGCGGTCGAGACCAGCACTGTCCACTCGGGAGTGCCACTGAGTACCGGAAAGAAGCGGGCCAAGAGAAATATCCCCGCCTTAACCATCGTCGCCGAGTGGAGGTAGGCCGAAACCGGCGTCGGTGCCGCCATCGCGTGCGGCAGCCAGAAGTGGAACGGAAACTGTGCCGATTTGGTAAACACCCCAAGCAGAATCAGCACCACCATTGGGGTGTAGAGCGGGTGGTTGATAATAAGCTCCCGTTGAACCAGAACCTCGCTCAACTGGTAGCTACCCACGATATGGCCCAACATCAGTACACCAGCTAATAGCGCCAAACCACCTGCACCGGTCACTGTTAGCGCCATTTTTGCCCCATCGCGACCATCGGGGCGATACTGCCAGTAGCTAATGAGCAAAAATGAGCTCAGGGAGGTTAACTCCCAAAAGAGCACTAGCTGGAGCAGATTCTCCGACAGCACAATCCCCAGCATCGAGCCCATAAAGAGCAGCAGGTAGCCATAGAAGCGCCCCATACAATCTTTAGAGGAGATATAGTAGCGGGCATAGAGAATAACCAACAGGCCAATGACCAAAATCAGCAGCGCAAACAGTAGCGCTAGGCCATCGAGCCGAAACGCGAACGACAGCCCAATCGAGTCGATCCAGCGCCACGACTGCACCAGCGTCTGACCAGCCATGACAGGCTCAAGTAGCTGCAATAGCTGTAGCAGCGCCAACAGCGTAAACAGCCCCGCCCCCCAAGCGCTAGCGATTCGATTCTTTCCGGCAAGCCAAGCCACAACCACTGCGCCAATAAATGGCAGCAGTACCACAGTCGGTAACGAAAAACTCGGTGATATCATCTAAACAGCAACCGCCCTGTCATCAGTTAAATACCTAGCGCCGATTCTAACCCGAACGCTCCTCGCAATGACAGCAAAATTAGCCCTCTATCGACTATTCTCTATCCAGCACCGCTATAGATTGCAACAACCTCTATGGAAGTTAGGCATCCCCCCTACTCATACACCACATTGGTAATCCAGAGAGTTTGATAGGGCTTTAACTCCACCGTCTCATTAAACTGCTGATAGCGGTAGCCACTGATCAGATCCTGCCACTCATCGGTCACAATCAGATTGAGCTCCGAGAGGCGAAATAGCTGCGGCTCGGCACTGATATTATTAACCGCAAAGATACTCTGCCGCCGATCAGGGCTCTGACGCCAAAAGGCGAAGATGGCACAGCCTAAATGGAGGGTAAACTGGGTCGCATTAGGGTGAAACGCCGGCTGCCGTTTACGCAGAGCAATTAACCGCCGCAACCGATCTAGCACCTGTCGCTGACGGCTCGTCTCATCCTGTAGCAGCACCTCTAGATGGGCCATCGACCACTGGTGGCGATTAATATGGCGGTTATGGCCACTATGCTCCATGCGTTTATAGTCATTGCCGGTGGCGATAAGCGAGTGGATATAGAAAGCGGGGATCCCCTCTAACGCCAACATAATCGCATGGGCGGCGATAAAGCGTTCAATCTGCCAGCGATCTCTCCCCGCAGCACTCCCAGAGAGGGCATCGAACAGGCTAATATTGATCTCATAAGGGCGCCTCTCCCCCCCCGGCAGCGAGCGCCACGAGACCCGTCCGCCAAACTGCTCCATGGTGGTAGTCAGAGTCGTTAACTCCTCATCGCTCAGTAACCCCTCGGCCGGTCGCAGGCCGATACCATCGTGCGAGGCGATAAAGTTAAAGTAGCAGGTGCCATTTTGCGCCGGCGGCATACTCATTAACCAAGTTTTTAGATGGGTCGCATCGCCACTAATTAGCGTATGCAGCAACAGCGGCGGCAGAGAGAAGTTATAGATGGCGTGCGCCTCGTTGGCGTTGCCAAAATAGGAGAGGTTCTCCCGATTCGGGATATTGGTCTCGGTAATCACCATCGCCTGCGGGTTCCGCTGCTCAATTAACAGCCGCAGCAGGCGGATCACTTCGTGCGTCTGCGGCAGATTAATGCAGCTACTGCCGTTCTCTTTCCACAAAAAAGCGACCGCATCAAGACGAAAAATGGTTATCCCCCGATCGAGATAGTAGCGAATAATGGTCACAAACTCAGCTAACATCGCCGGATTAGCAAAGTTAAGATCGATCTGATCGGGGCCAAAGGTACACCAAAGATACTTTTTCCCCTGTCGCGTCTCCACCTCGCGCAGGAGCGGTGTGGTGCGTGGCCGCACAACCTCGCTGTAGTCCCCCTCAGGATCGGCTTCAATAAAGTAGTGGCAGCCAACCCCCTCCCCCTTACGAAAGTTCTCAAACCAGCGGCTGCGGCTAGAGCAGTGGTTAATCACGACATCGGCCATCAGCCGGTAGTCTCGGGCAATCGCCTCGATATCGGGCCACTCGCCTAACGCCTCATTCACCTGCAGATAGTCGATAACGGCAAAGCCGTCATCAGAGCTCCAAGGAAAGAAGGGTAGGATATGGACAGAGTTAATGCTCTGACGCAGGTAGCGATTTAAAAAGCGGTGCAGCGTCTTTAACGGCTTCTCCCCCGGTGCCTGTAGGGTATCGCCATAGGTGATGAGGGCGATATCGGCCTGACTCCAGCGATTTTGATTCGGCACCAACGGTTCAGCCGCCGCCGCCACCCCCATTAGAGCTAGTAACTGCTGCGCCAATTCAGGCAGGTAGGCTTGCTCGCCGTAGATCTGGCACAGGTGGTGCTGTAGTCGAGTGGTGATATCATCTAGTTGTGTCTGCACGGTCGCTGCTCCCTATCGCTTTAGGTTAATTTCCATATTCAGCCATATCGGCATCCACTGCCGTTAGTAAGCGGGAGAAGATGTCGGGCGCTGCACTCACCACTCGATTCCAAGCGGGAATAAACGGCTTCTCCATCGGATTATCAAGAAAGGCATCGCCGGCGGTAATGATATTTTGCGCAAAGAGCTCCACCGCCTGCTCTTCGCGGTGGGTGTCATAGTCTAACCCGTTCATAATCGCATCGTTACGGTAGGTTTCGACAAAGTCGAGCGCAATCCGAAAGTAGGCCGCCTTAATCGAACGAAAAGTCTCGCACGAGAGCACCACCCCATGCGTCGCTAGTTTACGAAAGATCGCTTTGGCGATATCGACTGACATCTTCGATAGCCCCTGCTGCTGATCCTCTACCGAGAGCTGCTGGTGTTTATGGTCATAACACTCGGCAATATCGACCTGACAGAGACGGTTGGTCGCGTAGTTGCGTTTCATCTCTGACAATACCCCTATCTCCAGCCCCCAGTCGCTAGGGATACGAAGATCGGTCAGTACATCACGCCGCATCGAAAACTCCCCAGCAAGGGGGTAGCGGTAACTGTCGAGATACTCCAGATAGTCGATAGCCCCTAAACTCTTTTTTAACGCCCGTAACAGAGGGGTGACTAGCAACCGACTGACGCGGCCATTCATCTTGCCATCGGCAACCCGCGCATAGTACCCCTTGCAAAACTCGTAGCTATAGTTAGGATTCGCCACCGGGTAGATGAGCCGCGCCAACATATCGCGTTCATAGGTAATAATGTCGCAGTCGTGCAGCGCGATCGACTCAACGCTATCTGAGGCGAGAAAGTAGCCCATGCAGTACCAGACATTGCGCCCCTTG carries:
- a CDS encoding glycosyl transferase, encoding MADFYQNGIITTLHNLNQRPVEQLERELLEFSRQRPLGLLLPSLYSELQGQALETIVTELQQVPYLSEIVVGLDRADESQYRHALQFFSRLPQRVRVLWNDGPRLREIDASLAALGLAPKEAGKGRNVWYCMGYFLASDSVESIALHDCDIITYERDMLARLIYPVANPNYSYEFCKGYYARVADGKMNGRVSRLLVTPLLRALKKSLGAIDYLEYLDSYRYPLAGEFSMRRDVLTDLRIPSDWGLEIGVLSEMKRNYATNRLCQVDIAECYDHKHQQLSVEDQQQGLSKMSVDIAKAIFRKLATHGVVLSCETFRSIKAAYFRIALDFVETYRNDAIMNGLDYDTHREEQAVELFAQNIITAGDAFLDNPMEKPFIPAWNRVVSAAPDIFSRLLTAVDADMAEYGN
- a CDS encoding monovalent cation/H+ antiporter subunit A; translated protein: MISPSFSLPTVVLLPFIGAVVVAWLAGKNRIASAWGAGLFTLLALLQLLQLLEPVMAGQTLVQSWRWIDSIGLSFAFRLDGLALLFALLILVIGLLVILYARYYISSKDCMGRFYGYLLLFMGSMLGIVLSENLLQLVLFWELTSLSSFLLISYWQYRPDGRDGAKMALTVTGAGGLALLAGVLMLGHIVGSYQLSEVLVQRELIINHPLYTPMVVLILLGVFTKSAQFPFHFWLPHAMAAPTPVSAYLHSATMVKAGIFLLARFFPVLSGTPEWTVLVSTAGMATLLLGAFTALFQHDLKGLLAYSTISHLGLITLLFGFSTPLAAVAAIFHIINHATFKASLFMVAGIIDHETGTRDMRRLHGLWHYMPHTATLAMVAASAMAGVPLLNGFLSKEMFFERALTDSGIFNFMIPLLATLAGVFSVAYSLRFIHDVFFGGKNHHNLDRVPHEPPRFMKIPVDILVIACFAVGTLPFYTVAPLLAVAVTDALQAPPPDYSLSLWHGFTLPLLMSVIAFVGGIAIYFRRQRLFAWYERVVQPIDARVPYRALVESLFTLSQWLTSRVDRGSLQSMVATLMVTALIALGAGFLLYGDSPLWGERELLPFDWVALVALIILLTATAVTVHLHRQRFIALMTIGVVGLIVTLVFVRFSAPDLAMTQISVEVVTVVLILLALYYLPQSCLPHESSRLRVWRDWLLSIACGVGVFILTMAVLTREVDSIGSYFLENALPGGGGTNVVNVILVDFRGFDTLGEITVLGLAGLGIFAMLQGLRLYAPQQNEEGLPWSHVMHPPMMKILTRLILPLMLLVAVYIFLRGHNLPGGGFIAGLIAAVSLIVQYLVNGIEWTSARLRFEKDGLIALGLLIATVTGVVSMALGYPFLTSAFSYLHWPVVGKFEIASAMAFDLGVFLVVVGATVLILVELGKLSLQSQRYSAALQSSASEEE
- a CDS encoding alpha-amylase — protein: MQTQLDDITTRLQHHLCQIYGEQAYLPELAQQLLALMGVAAAAEPLVPNQNRWSQADIALITYGDTLQAPGEKPLKTLHRFLNRYLRQSINSVHILPFFPWSSDDGFAVIDYLQVNEALGEWPDIEAIARDYRLMADVVINHCSSRSRWFENFRKGEGVGCHYFIEADPEGDYSEVVRPRTTPLLREVETRQGKKYLWCTFGPDQIDLNFANPAMLAEFVTIIRYYLDRGITIFRLDAVAFLWKENGSSCINLPQTHEVIRLLRLLIEQRNPQAMVITETNIPNRENLSYFGNANEAHAIYNFSLPPLLLHTLISGDATHLKTWLMSMPPAQNGTCYFNFIASHDGIGLRPAEGLLSDEELTTLTTTMEQFGGRVSWRSLPGGERRPYEINISLFDALSGSAAGRDRWQIERFIAAHAIMLALEGIPAFYIHSLIATGNDYKRMEHSGHNRHINRHQWSMAHLEVLLQDETSRQRQVLDRLRRLIALRKRQPAFHPNATQFTLHLGCAIFAFWRQSPDRRQSIFAVNNISAEPQLFRLSELNLIVTDEWQDLISGYRYQQFNETVELKPYQTLWITNVVYE